The genomic region GAAGAAATCACCCAAGATTCCAGTGAGCTCTTGGAAAGTAGTCCAACATATCATAAAGTGTACATCATCCCATACAGAATAGGTATAGACCACTTCTTTAGTTGGGTAATGTACAAACAAGAAAGATAATTTGCTTCACGGCTAATAAcccatcagatgtttgctttcaatgaTACGTTTTTGGCTCTTATGTGTCACTATGAGCctgttttaatatattgtattacattttcccttatacaGGAAAAAACTCTTCCTTTGGGTTTTTGCAAACTAGAAATGCCATTTGCTCTGCTTTACATAACATTTGGCAGTGGACTTCTATTTACACCTTATTCAAAACCTTAGTTTAATTTACCTTTCATGCCTAAGCAGTAAGATACTTCCATGTGCTGACAAATGCAGTTGGAATCAAGGAGTAGGGGACAGTGGTTACGCTACTCCATGTGTCTGTTGAAGGGTCATAACAGTCCAAGGTCTTGCATCTCTGAGCTCCACAGTAACCTCCCACCACATACAGTCTGTTCCCAGAAGCTACCGCCCTGCAACTGATCCGCTTAGAAGATACGTCACCAAATCTGCACCACTGATAGGTCTCACTGTTGAATCTGTAAGCTGAACTAGCAGAGAACTCTGTGTCCCCACCTACCACAATGACATCATTTCCAAGAAGAGCAGCACCAGTGTAACGCCAGGGTTGTGGACAGGTGGCAGCCACTGTCCATCTGTTTTGAAGAGGGTCAAAGCACTGAACTTTGGGGAGTTTTTCTCTGTTGACACTAGTGCCACCAAACACAAAAAGTTTAAGTTTGGCTCCCACTACAGCTGCATTGCTAACTCCTTCCCGTAGAGGGGCAACCAAAGACCATTTGTCTGTCTGAGGGTCGTAATGTTCAACTTGTTTTAGAGACACtgaaggggatgctgggaaagaCCCTGCCATAGCAGTATGTCCTCCAACAACATACAAACAATTGTCAAGCTCAGCAGAACCATGCCCAAACCTAGCCACAATCATAGCTCCTGCTTTGGACCACTCATCATGAAGAGTGTCATAAACCCAGACATCCTTGGAGGCTCCATTTTCTGCACCTTTCCCACCTGTAACATACACTTTGCAGCCAATGGCACAAGCACTGCATTCCTTGCGTGGACTTGGAATATCAGTCTTGGGAATTATCTCAGTAGTCTTTTGGTCCATTACATAAATCTTGtcacacatgaaagtctgcccACCTAGCAAAAGTAGAGCTTGATTGACTTTTCGGGGGCGAGCACAAAAACCAGTCACCACACCATCATTCTGAAGAATCTTAGTTCTACATCGTGCTGCCTCTTCAACAATCTCTTTTGCTAGCTTATTCCGAACTACAAGCTCATCAGTGGCCAGGCATcgcagatattgatcgggcaggAGTGCCAAACGCACATATCGCAGTAGGTCTGGGAGGTCATCAAGACGAATGCTTAAATCAAACTTAATCCAGCCCATCACTGCCTCATAGACTAAACTTTCATCTTCCACTTCAAGTTCCTCACTCAGAACCAGTTCCATTAGTTTTAGTTTGGGAAGTCTAAAGAAGTCTTCGGTGTTTGACAACTCTACAAAATTGGAGAGGCACATTCTCCATGACAGTTCTAGCAACCTTTCACAGCAGTGAGCATCTGATATCAACATCATGTTTAGGCAGTTGGCTGGATGGAGATTCTTTTCCAAGAATTCAGCTGCTGCATCTCTTATGTCATGAAACTGTAACATATCTCCAGCCTCTAGGAGGGATTCAGCATTCTCTTCATTTAGAATAATACGGGCAGAATATGCATAATCAAGGAGCAGTTCAAGAACCTCAGGGTGCAGAGCATCCTGAAAATTTACTTCCCGATCTTGGCTTTCCTTCAGTCCGACACTAAACATGGCCTCAAAATATCGGCTGCTGGAAGCCAACACAGCCTTGTGACATGGAAAGCTGCGGTTTCCTGCCAACAGCACTATGTCTGTGAAGAGATTGCGTTTGCGGAGCAGGTTTAGCTGTGTGAGGAGGCTATCCGCATGACCAGGCTTGTGAAACAGGTGGATGTTCATAGAGCCCGTGCTGGAACGGGACTTGCGGTTCTCGTGGTTGCTGACAGACATCTTTATAAAGTTCCAAATCTGAAAAGAACACAAAATAGTTATATGCCAGGTCAAAAACAAAAGGGAACACACTATAGATTACAAAATCTACTAAAAGAAAAATCTAATGAATAATGCTTAGTCTTTACGCCTTTCCTTTCTTTTATATATGCATAAAACTATagatttctaaattattttatagaaataCCTATATTAAGAATATATTCTTTAGGAGGTGTCTGGATTCTCTGTTGCTTACCTTCTGCAGCAGGAAATGCAAGAGATTAAGCCTAAACTTTCTGCTTGCTTACTCAGCATCCTCCCTTTGGTATTTTCCACATACACCTTAGGACATGGTTCGCAGAAAAGGTGGGGAAGAAACTTCCTATCCTTAAGCTCTGAACTGGAACTTTATTACTAAAGCTCTGAACACTTAACCTTTTGCAAGCCTCTTTCCTGTATACTTTGAAAAagattatttctaaattactgttGGCTACTGGCAAAAAGGCAAATTTTTGTGAATGCATAATTCCATATAATCTCAAAGTGACCATACGCTGGCCAATAAAAACTGCTGACAGTAAAGGGGGTGGCCCCTGTCAACCTGACCCAAAACAGGGTGAAATCTAGGgattatgggtttttttgcattttgccattCTGAAAATTTCTAGAACTTGTGTTATATAGCTAACCTTAAGAGGTAAGCAGAAAAACACTTGAAACTTTGCATATGTTCCCAATAACATAACAGAAACCATATGATACTGCTAGTAAGGGTGGTTATTAGCCTGAAAACGCACAAATATGTTTTCAGGTTAAGGTTATCAGTCGTAGTTTCTTTAAAAATCAATGGGAGGGGCATAGGCAGTTTTGAGCATTCCCCATCAAGAAAAGTACTCCAGCGAAGAAACCCCACCACATACATTTTAGCCTTTGACCTACACAACAAAACTGTGCAGTTAGGGTAACATGAATACACAAGATTCACTGTAAAACATACACATATTTTAACAAGGGATTCGATCTGCAATCTCTAAAATTTTATGTgcaaactgtttgttttttttgatacTTTGTTGCTTTTCTATTGTTAATGTGGCCACGGCGTTAttgcgcgcacacacacacttaGATTTAGGCAGTACAAAGGTCATACCATTGTTAATTATTCAACTATGCAAAGTTAATAAACAGTCTAACAGTCTCGGCCAGCTTTATTCTACAGCTAAGCAAACAAAACACCCTTTGTCGCTTCCTGTTAGACACAAGCCTTCAGAATTAATATCATCAAAGCTGCATTTTAAccctttcattaaaggaacagaaaaagTAAAGCAATCCTCCACCATTCAGCAAAAAGCCGAGGCCCCCTGTAAGGTCTCAAAGTGCTTAACCTTGTGGGAAAATGCTCTGACATTCCAATTAGAGTCATGAAAGCAGCCATACATGTCTGGACTTAAAACCCTGTTTGACAACTTCCGTCAGCCTGCAGAATGCAGATGTGGAGTAAATGCATGGCCTATAAACGCGCTTTAGATTAACAACAGCAAGGATATAAACAGCCCAAATCCCCTGCAATATTTGCTACAGGGCAAATACAGTTCCACATATTCTCACTGTTTAGTAACAACACAATCTGTACTTCTGCTCATTTATCAGCAACAtgaaaaatgacatcagaatcaCTTTGACCAGTCTCTTAAAATTCTGGCCCCTCTCTGATCACTGGACACTATATGCAGGATTCGTTCTTTACAGACAAAGCAACTAAGAATTATCAAGCATTTCCCTGTCTCACACTTTTCAATAACTGCAAGCTCAAGACCTGCTTCATCAGACAACAAACAATAGTGAATAAATAGATGAAAAACAGACATTTGCTCCCTTTAAACTATtcattttgcttttaaatattccACACATGCATTCCTTACTGAGTTTGTTCCTGGCAGCACAATTACCGTTgctttacagcaggggtccccaacttttttttacctgaaagtcacattcaattgtaaaaagagttggggagcaatacaagaatAAAAGTTAATCTGAGGGCTAAATACGTGCAATAATTGGCTATTTATTAGTGCCTATGTGGAATAACAGTCTcaatgagactctgtttggtagtacacatggTGCGGTCAAATGTTTCCCATTCAAATCAATTATATGTTGCAGAGGCTGATCTCAGGTCCTCTTCAGCCAGCTGGAAAGCACTTCATGCTTCTTCAGCCATACCTTTCAATTTTCCTTATGCCAGCTTCATGCTGTATCACGCATCTCCTACATCTGACTCTGCTAATCCCCAAATGTTTCTTGTACATCACCTTTCTACCATCTTTGTTagggcagtgatctccaaccagtggctcataagcaacatgttgctctctgctGCCAGTGTCCTCATATTAAGTGCCCATTTTGAAATTCCTGTCTTAAATTCAAGATTTGGAGACATAAAGGCACAGGTTTACCtcaacagagcttcctgtaggctagCAGTCCACATTAGGCTACGGAttaggcaaacacagcccttacTGGCATCCCAAAGgaattttgtttcttcttgtgTGGCGCCCCAACagcatttacatttgaatgtgacttgTGTATGAAGaaaagttggggaccactgtgttAGGATAAGGCTTTTCTTATGTGTCCTTTGTTAAAGATCATTAATAGCTAGAGCCTAGAAATGTACTACAAGCACGCACAAGCCAGTGGTAACTTACCTTGCTTTGGTGTGATAGTAATAGGCTCAGGGGTTCAGGTCTTCATATCTACTCTGTCATAGAGTTGCCGGAAGAGTTCCAGGAGCTAGAAAGCAAGTTACAATCAAAATTAGTCTGGAAGAAGCCAAGTATGGGGGGTGATTTATAATACAGAATATCTTATTAGTAGATACATATTGTACTGATATATTAAACTATACAAGTATAGGTGTAAGAGTGAATATGCACATGGCATACAGAAAATACCGTGCTTTAACAATAAACATGAATGGGATAACACCActcaaggagcttacactctaatacaCCAGCACTATTTTGGTAACACGTTTCTATTCTATATCACTCCATTTGAAAAAATCTTATCTCACCATgaaattcttaaagtgacagtttcCACTTAAAGACACAATGCTTCTCAGGAAACTTCAAGGAagaaggggaggggggttagTCAGGGTTGTGAATGTGATACTGTGTAATGGGAATAGTATGTAAGTGTGTTGTTAATGAGACTACCTTCTCAGCCCTACTCATGGGAAATGTCTGTAAAGACAATCTGTCACAGCCAGAGATTAATGAAGGTTTAGGGAAAATGAGATCAATTACAATGTACAAGTAAATAGTGTAAGCTTCCCAGTGGAAAGACTCCGCAAACAAAAAATTGTCACCTTTATCCCCTGCCAAACGTCTCTAGAAGAAACGTGGGTGTGTACCAGCGAAGAACTCCATTACCTGCTCTCCCTGCACAAATTCTTTCTCTCCTCTCGCTCACACTAAACCCTGAAGCTGGGACAAAGCCTATTTACTATTCCACTCGCACGCTCCGCCCATTCACGACGCAGCCAATCAACGAAGAATCAAGAATCATTTTCAGATTCCTGCAGAGCCCTGGAGTTTCTGGGTCCTAATGCTCGGTCGACTTCCTGATGGTGTTCTGTCATATTTGCTAAATTGCtcaggtaatatttttttttttaatgaaaaggaaatgcATGATATtccataattatatatacattttatccaTACATAagtggtttaattaatgttgtgGTTCTTTCAGTAATAAAATGGGTAACAGcagtatttattacaaaaaaaataccacATTCCATTTAAACTGTGGTAAAGGTTCAGACGAGATTCAAGAACCTTAGATTGGGTTAGATTAGAATTTAGAACAGATTCAATTTTTATACAAAGATCTAAAGCAGATCTCATATAGAACTGATGCCCCAATCCCACCTCAGCCTTCAGGGCTGCTTGTCTTTGTTTCTGTTTGTTGCATCGTCTCCCCCCACCCGTGTGTTATAGAGGGCTGCAGAAGATGTTGGTTCTTATAAGtataccagtggcataactagggatgcaccaaagggATATGGCTCGGGATTtggtcaggattcagcctttttcagcaggattcggattcggccgaatccatctgcccggccgaaccgaatccgaatttgcatatacaaattaggggcagggagggaaattgcgtgactttttgtcacataacaaggaagtaaaaaatgttttccccttccaaaccctaatttgcatattcaaattgggattcggttaggtattcgtccgaatctttcgaggaggattcgggggttcagccaaatccaaaatagtggattcggtgcatccctaggcataactatatgttactgggctgcacagcaaattaattttaggtccCCCAACATacccagaggttgtcctgttttaccagtatatatattacaattgctgatttattagggcctcatggggtccccctgcagctgcagggtctgcttcctctgtagacaTGCCCCTGAAGTATACTATCTACTAATAACATGTTCACCTCCTAAGGATAGCTTTGGAAAATCCATGAAGCAAATCTGGTGGCAATTATTTAAGAATCCTTTATATATGGCATATCCAGGTATAGGGGACACAGTGTATGTTTAACTGATTAGCAGTTTTAGTATATGCGTATGAGAAATGTCTGGTGGCAAAGGTTTACGGGGGCACTAAATCAAATCCACTGAGGTGTTGTCGTCATGCCACCGATATCATCATCTATACGCCAAGGTTCAGTTACAGGCGCAGTTAGTTTTCCAGTCCAACTGTTTGCAAATGGAATCACACCGGAAATGTGTATGTTTGTGGATATGAGCCCCAAGTGCATACAGTGAACTGTATGACTCATTAAAACATCACAAGGGCACCGGCGTTATGAGAACAAATAGCCAGAAAACCAGTTTATGCTGTGGTTAGACATTAGCTGTTAAAACCAAATGACAGGGTAGTGAATGTCACAGATGAGGTTTCAGGTGCTCCTTGCTGTGAAATATAACAGTATCAAAGTCACCAAACATTTCCCAGGTGTAATATACATATAGATCATTAGATGAGTCACTGGAATGCCACAGCCTGATTAAATTCTCTGCAACGATAGCAATTCCAGTGTACATCTCTGCTAGGAGTGCCTGATTTCCAAGGACTATCcctttttttaagtatttttcatCTTCAGTGTTAAACTGGCCCAccgtgataccaggaaaactcccagtgggcccaggtgtcagtgggcttcatgctgctaaacatttggagtatttcatggtcattccctatttctatgagaacaaagcagctaaacagatggaataatagattatagtatgtaaagcaaAGAGACTAGTAGACTAGAatttgagtaaggagaggaagaatattataCTGAGatactggtctaaggtttttggttgggcccctggtgtcccagtccgacactggtcgtctttttttttaatataccagAATATCATATCATAAGTCTTGGTGTTTATGAAAAGTATGTGTAGTGCAGTGGTTAGGCTGAAAACACACTACTCTGTCTTACATTTTATGTGTGACATATTATACTATTCCCACTTACAGAAAACCCCTTATTGTGACAGATTATTAATATTTTACCCCCACGTCATTAGGATAAGGCTATATGTTTCTATTACCGTTCTTAATGATTCATGGAAAACAAGATATTTATGTTAACTTAACTGctgtacatatacacacataactGCATCTTCATACAGTTTGGGGGTAGCCCTTTTAAATTgttgggcatacctcccaactgtcccgttttgagtgggacagtccctcttttgacagctcaacccaaagtcccacatttgtactgaaatgtcccgactttctatttgatctcctgcactgaacagccagaaaaagatacaaactttgtaatttaattggcttttggcagagagcccggaatagctaattagatacttttgtaacggttttagataagcaggtctcttgggagaactaagactcacatcttaaagggcaattcaccatcattagcaaaactgtaataacacataaaaacaataCTCGGTTTAGGTGGCTTCACACAAATCACTTTATTTGTTGCCAGGAAACCAGAGAAAAAACGTATAGTAAATATAACTTGTATGACACTAATACTTTGGCCACAAACcttaaatttaaaacaaaacactCCTGTCCCCTGACATACTGTATGGGTAGGTGGGATCCACCCActattacagtagaaccctcattttaatttttttaggggaccagaaaaaaaatgttgcaaacttCAGGGATATGTATAATTAGGGAAATGtataatcagggaaatgtattgtgaatTATATTAAGGAGGTCTTGAGGCACTTGGCTTGGCATTAGGCTCTGGGGAAGTCTAGGAAGTGGAGCATTTTGCATTTCACACCCCTTTACCGCTTTAAGATTATGCCTCCTGGTCTTTGTGTTGAACATGTTGGGCTATGAGCATGTTTAATTTCAATGAGGCCAATACAGGATGTAATATAAACAGTTCAGTAAGTTCAGGCCTTGGGTTCACTTGATCTTCAGATTTTGGTAGGCCTCTTTTTCATAGGATACATCACCAATCCATTTTACCTTTTACCGTTTGTATTGCTTTGACTTGGCTATTCAGTGGCAGAGAGAAGAGATAGTGTGCTCAGTTGAAATTGAGTGTGTAAGTCCACAATTCTCCCTACCAGTGACTGTAGGCCTGATTTTAATTTAGGATTTTTTTACCAGTTCGATTATGAATCTGATGTAATTCTTGTTTAGTAACGTATGCAAAAATTGAAGATTAGTGGTCTTTTTACTTGTTCCATTCTATGGCTACTTATGATGTAGAATAACCACGTATGCTGCCCTAAAATGCCCTACAACTTGGCATCTAGAACACCTCCACtccatttgctttattttgtaATTAATCCTTGATTGTAGACTACCGGTAGTTTAAAATCTTTCTCATTGGTAGGTTGTTAGTTTATGTATTCtatgaatgtatgtctctttcaTTGTAGTTATATTACTACAATAAATATTGTGATTTACACACATGCTGTCATCAAACTGTGCGCTTCAGTCCTATAACATATGGTGCCTTCTAAGAAATTGACTACTGTGTTACCTGTCAATCTCAGAAAAGTCTGGCAACGGTAATAATAACAGATGTATCTATATCCAAAGGGTTTGATGAGAAttattgcatttatatttggATAAACACTTTCCTTCATGCAGccatacaaaacaaaacatgcatatggatatattttttatttgcattggctttattattatttaaaattaaagctTAGAAAAGAAGCTACACATGTAAAGCTATGCATTATGATTTAGGTTTATTTTCTAGCCCAAAGTGATCACAGTCAATTAGCAGTGAAGACAAATAGATCTTTTGTGCAGAATCACAGGCAATGCTCTGAACTGTTGTCAGTTGCCCAAGCTTatatagtactgtatattgtgaatacTGGATGAACTGGATAAACGTATTATTAGCTATGTCCCAtgcaaataagaaactttatatctaaatacaattaattaaaatcaaGTTACTTTTCACCATATCCTTCTAAATAATCTGTCTTGCTACATGCAGGCTTTGTTTTAGAGTCAGCACTAATACATTGTCTAAGTGAAGAGAGAATAAACCAGTGTATCTAGCCTGTCAATGAAAATCTAGTTTTAGAGAGAATGTTGGAttagcttgattatttcagaagctgTACAGAATTTGTTACTGATTATATTATaaatagaaagttattttttCCATGTAGCTCGTATTGCATTTTCATGTTCATTGTAGTTTCCCTTTACAAAGggaaactaaaagttaatatttaagcaatagatagttacaccatattaagtggtatattaaagaatctttaatataaatggaatatatatttaagtaaatattgtccttttacatgtttttttttttaaatcagcacCATAGCAAAATTGTCTATAGATATTAATAGTTTCCTTTATTTCTATAGACATTTTTGCTGTGGCATTGATTAGGAAGCATGCAGTCTCCAGCCCcatgacattctataacataataaattgGTTTTTCATCATGGTGAAAAACAGTGAAATGAGTTGAGTTTGCAAATGTGCATTTTACATACCTTGTTAAAGATTTACATAAGTATAGCATCCAGGCAAATGGTTGTGAAATCAAATTAGTggctggcttggcccggctctgggtgCATGTGCATCTATAAGTGCATCTGCATGTGCATTTataagtgatttgtgcatgactgtatgaggtgcaCACTATCTGGAATCAGTGACGGAACTCCTGGGGGTGCAGGGGTTCGATTGCACTGGGGtccgcacccccttggggcccaccggacTTGGGCCCACTTGGGGCCCACCGGACTTGGGCCCACTTGGGGCCCACCGgacttgggcccaccagaagttAGCTCGTGCGCAAATCCGCCGGCAACGATCACGTCGGGAGGGGGGTGGGACACTGACGCACACGCTGCACTCGGGCCCCTCGTCAGATCATTACGGTACTGTCTGGAATTcactatttacagacagaactaTGGTAAAATGGGGACAGTACCTGATGGAAAAATGGATATGcagactttttttgcattttgtgtttCAGAGCAAAAGTAAGATCAGAGCACATAAACACTGAGAAAATCTGCATTGGCCATTAATCCATAGGCTTatgccacatggggctgaaaATTGGCCTACTGAAATACACAGCTTATcaattattggttgctatagctaaTGAAAGATGGGGCTGAAAATCGGCCTACTGAAATACGCatgccaagaatcagcccctacactggcATTTTATTGGTCCAGGTGCTAATGCAGTTATTGCAGGTAAGACAGGAGACTGATGTCAGTGTAGGgggattctcagcctgtgtatttctGTAGGAGATTTTCAGCCCTGTCTGGCATTAGCTATagcaattatttttcaggcagctgcaggtagaacaatgaaagcaaacatctatgGGTTTCTTTTTACATTAGAGTATAATGTATCTTTCCTGAACCCGAGTTATCTGTTAGCGTTTGTATGAAAGTAACAACTTGTTgcatttgttattttactttttttacatgCAGCAATGTGAGGGATTAATACTGGCAGCAGGGAATGAGTTACTCAATGTCCTTGCTGTACaatttattaatatttgcttAGGAAGTCTCATCTGCTGATTGACAATCTCCTTCTCTATGTGTACAGTGTTTGCTCAGCTGTTAAGTAACCACATAGCATGTTAACCCTTTCCAACCATCTTGCTTATCTGCCGGTACAGCAGTTAGGTTAACAGGTGTATAGTATCTTTCTATTATAAGCAGGTACAAAGTCGGTCTCTACATAGTCAAGTGAGCTGCAAAGTTAGTGGATCTGGTAAACCTTGttggtgtatggccagctttacacattcattattttattatatagattgGCATACTGAATTGTGTGggacacaggggcgtaactatagaggaagcagaccctgcgcctgcagggggccccaggaggtataggggccccacgaggacctaattcatatacagtttcaataaatattggtaaaacaagtcaactgctaaaaatttttggggcctgaaaaataatttgctgtggggcccagtaatatctagttacgccactggtgagaCAGCTCAGATTGTGCACAATATAGTAAATGAGAAAGTGTCATATAGTATGTGGTACAGattaggaaaaagaaaaaaatgccaatttCTCTATCTTGCATGTATTAAATCATAGTCACTTATCATTAAACCCACCAGCTACAGTATGTGGTCCCATATGGCAATTCCCAGTGGCAGAAAAACATAAGGAAATCCCAAAACAAGAGTGCTGAAGTTATATTTTGTATTGCTTAGTGATCTTCAAAAGCATCAGGGCCCTTTGACTGTGACTGTGTGATTCCCTGAACCTGAAGACTATTCTGTTACAATCAGTTCTCAGAATATTACACAAGTTACATAGGCAGATATCCTGATCATATCTACAAATTCTACAAGTAATAAATGTAAAGGTAACTGTCATCAGCAGAGTTGTTAACCTAATCTGCATTACTACAGgcgtgggatctgttatccggaaacccgttatacggAAAGCtgctaattacggaaaggctgtctcccatagactccatttcatccaaatttttaaaaatgatttcctttttccctgtaataataaaacagttccttgtgcttgatcccaaccaagaaataattaatccttattggaagcaaaaccagcctgttgagtctatttaatgcttacatgattttctggtggaATGAAGATCcgagttacagaaagatctgcattATGTATTGTTTAAGGTTCcattcagggctgtatttaccatatatatACCTGCAGTAGGTGACACTACTCCAGCAGTGGATTGATATGGGAAAATTAGATATGACACTTTTGAAACCAGGTTTATACAGGTTTATAGTATTGGATTGACACACCATTTATTATATGTAGGGTGATCAATGTGAAAGAGCTATCTAAAATTCCCTATAacaaaacagataataaaaaaacaaccctGGGTTCCTTGtatgattttcaaattttttatatactgGAGTGTCCTGTTCTCATGCTTCCTTT from Xenopus laevis strain J_2021 chromosome 1S, Xenopus_laevis_v10.1, whole genome shotgun sequence harbors:
- the enc1.2.S gene encoding ectodermal-neural cortex (with BTB-like domain), gene 2 S homeolog, translating into MSVSNHENRKSRSSTGSMNIHLFHKPGHADSLLTQLNLLRKRNLFTDIVLLAGNRSFPCHKAVLASSSRYFEAMFSVGLKESQDREVNFQDALHPEVLELLLDYAYSARIILNEENAESLLEAGDMLQFHDIRDAAAEFLEKNLHPANCLNMMLISDAHCCERLLELSWRMCLSNFVELSNTEDFFRLPKLKLMELVLSEELEVEDESLVYEAVMGWIKFDLSIRLDDLPDLLRYVRLALLPDQYLRCLATDELVVRNKLAKEIVEEAARCRTKILQNDGVVTGFCARPRKVNQALLLLGGQTFMCDKIYVMDQKTTEIIPKTDIPSPRKECSACAIGCKVYVTGGKGAENGASKDVWVYDTLHDEWSKAGAMIVARFGHGSAELDNCLYVVGGHTAMAGSFPASPSVSLKQVEHYDPQTDKWSLVAPLREGVSNAAVVGAKLKLFVFGGTSVNREKLPKVQCFDPLQNRWTVAATCPQPWRYTGAALLGNDVIVVGGDTEFSASSAYRFNSETYQWCRFGDVSSKRISCRAVASGNRLYVVGGYCGAQRCKTLDCYDPSTDTWSSVTTVPYSLIPTAFVSTWKYLTA